A region of Egibacteraceae bacterium DNA encodes the following proteins:
- a CDS encoding DUF1385 domain-containing protein yields the protein MGKQAPEKADEHSPHFYGGQAVIEGVMMRGQHTWAVAVRRPDGAIYVERHPVSDFPQRHPLFRKPMFRGMYGLVDALSIGTRALTISANESVDEDEQLSGKEMGGSLIMALLLFIGVFIVLPNAGLSALRDVFGSEWVYHVVESVVRVMLFLGYLWAISLVSDIKRVFAYHGAEHKTIAAWEHDEVLEPRAVDRYSTLHVRCGTNFLLMLMLLATVVYSLAGVLVPPADDIGWLGYAGYQIALRVVLLPVVAGLAYEGLRLGAGKDNLVVRAMMKPGLWLQKITTKPPEDDMIEVAIRAFEAVVPSADLGGRISPALTAPLVWGPDEVDADAAGWSPRATGAPVAPEEPTSGG from the coding sequence GTGGGGAAGCAGGCGCCCGAGAAGGCCGACGAGCACAGCCCGCACTTCTACGGTGGCCAGGCGGTCATCGAGGGTGTGATGATGCGCGGTCAGCACACCTGGGCCGTCGCGGTGCGCCGCCCGGACGGGGCGATCTACGTGGAGCGCCACCCGGTCAGCGACTTCCCCCAGCGCCACCCCCTGTTCCGCAAGCCGATGTTCCGCGGGATGTACGGGCTGGTCGATGCCCTCTCGATCGGGACGCGTGCGCTGACCATCTCCGCCAACGAGTCGGTCGACGAGGACGAGCAGCTGTCGGGCAAGGAGATGGGCGGCAGCCTCATCATGGCCCTGCTGCTGTTCATCGGCGTGTTCATCGTCCTGCCCAACGCCGGGCTGTCCGCGCTGCGGGACGTGTTCGGCAGCGAGTGGGTGTACCACGTCGTCGAGAGCGTGGTGCGGGTCATGCTCTTCCTCGGCTACCTCTGGGCCATCTCGCTCGTGTCGGACATCAAGCGGGTGTTCGCCTACCACGGCGCCGAGCACAAGACCATCGCCGCCTGGGAGCACGACGAGGTGCTCGAACCCCGCGCCGTCGACCGGTACTCCACGCTGCACGTGCGCTGCGGCACCAACTTCCTGCTCATGCTCATGCTGCTCGCCACCGTCGTGTACAGCCTCGCCGGGGTCCTCGTGCCGCCCGCTGACGACATCGGATGGCTCGGCTACGCCGGATACCAGATCGCCCTGCGCGTGGTGCTGCTGCCCGTGGTGGCCGGTCTCGCCTACGAGGGACTGCGGCTCGGGGCGGGCAAGGACAACCTCGTGGTTCGCGCCATGATGAAGCCCGGGTTGTGGCTCCAGAAGATCACCACCAAGCCACCCGAGGACGACATGATCGAGGTGGCCATCCGCGCCTTCGAGGCCGTCGTCCCCAGCGCGGACCTCGGCGGTCGGATCTCCCCCGCCTTGACCGCCCCCCTGGTCTGGGGCCCCGACGAGGTCGACGCGGACGCGGCCGGGTGGTCCCCGAGGGCCACCGGTGCGCCGGTCGCCCCCGAGGAGCCGACCTCCGGCGGGTAG
- a CDS encoding homoserine dehydrogenase: MPATDGVDDSTPKTLTVGLLGCGIVGSGVVRLLREHADEIAGRIGARLEVGPVAVRTLSRDRAVEGLALTADPHAVTTDPSVDIVVEVMGGIEPTRGLIAEALEAGKSVVTANKELIATLGADLFALAGTRGVRLEYEAAVAGGIPIIRPLRESLAGDRVRKVLGILNGTTNYILTKMTEEGSSFADALGEAQRLGYAERDPTADIEGFDAAAKTAILASLAFDAKVVAGDVYREGITAVTATDIAHARRMGYVIKLLGIAEQVDGTIGARVYPALIPATHPLASVRESFNAVFVEAEAVGDLMFYGRGAGSLPTASAVVGDIVTVARALLSGERPGAGGVMADKPLRPFDENTVQFSILLDVLDQSGVLAAVAATFGEHDVSIKSVWQEGAGDTAQLLLITHAATERDVQATLHGLRELPMVRAVASVIRVEGGEV; encoded by the coding sequence GTGCCAGCCACAGACGGAGTTGACGACAGCACGCCCAAGACCCTGACGGTCGGCCTGCTCGGATGCGGGATCGTGGGTTCGGGGGTCGTCCGCCTGCTGCGGGAGCACGCCGACGAGATCGCGGGCCGCATCGGCGCCCGCCTCGAGGTGGGGCCGGTCGCGGTGCGCACCCTGTCCCGCGACCGTGCGGTCGAGGGTCTGGCGCTCACGGCTGACCCGCACGCGGTGACCACGGACCCCTCCGTGGACATCGTCGTCGAGGTCATGGGCGGCATCGAGCCCACCAGGGGGCTGATCGCCGAGGCACTCGAGGCCGGCAAGAGCGTCGTCACCGCGAACAAGGAGCTGATCGCCACCCTCGGCGCGGACCTCTTCGCGCTGGCCGGTACGAGGGGCGTCCGGCTGGAGTACGAGGCGGCGGTGGCCGGTGGCATCCCCATCATCAGGCCCCTGCGGGAGTCCCTGGCAGGCGACCGGGTTCGCAAGGTGCTCGGCATCCTGAATGGCACCACCAACTACATCCTCACCAAGATGACCGAGGAGGGCTCATCCTTCGCCGACGCGCTCGGCGAGGCCCAACGGCTCGGGTACGCCGAACGCGACCCGACCGCGGACATCGAGGGCTTCGACGCCGCAGCCAAGACCGCGATCCTGGCGTCGCTGGCCTTCGACGCCAAGGTGGTGGCCGGGGACGTCTACCGCGAGGGCATCACCGCGGTCACCGCCACCGACATCGCGCACGCCCGGCGCATGGGGTACGTGATCAAGCTGCTCGGCATCGCCGAGCAGGTCGACGGGACGATCGGGGCGCGCGTGTACCCGGCCCTCATCCCCGCGACCCACCCGCTCGCGAGCGTGCGGGAGTCCTTCAACGCCGTGTTCGTGGAGGCCGAGGCCGTCGGCGACCTCATGTTCTACGGTCGCGGCGCCGGTTCGCTGCCCACCGCCAGCGCGGTCGTCGGCGACATCGTCACCGTCGCCCGGGCGCTGCTGTCGGGCGAACGGCCCGGCGCCGGCGGGGTGATGGCCGACAAGCCGCTGCGGCCGTTCGACGAGAACACGGTGCAGTTCTCCATCCTGCTCGACGTGCTCGACCAGTCGGGCGTGCTCGCGGCCGTCGCGGCGACGTTCGGCGAGCACGACGTGTCGATCAAGAGCGTGTGGCAGGAGGGCGCAGGCGACACCGCGCAGCTGCTGCTGATCACCCATGCGGCCACGGAGCGCGACGTACAGGCCACCCTCCACGGGCTCCGCGAGCTGCCCATGGTGCGCGCGGTCGCCAGCGTCATCCGGGTCGAGGGCGGCGAGGTTTGA
- the rho gene encoding transcription termination factor Rho — protein sequence MDPSVLATKPLTELKSIAAQLDMRGYQRLKKADLVDAIIRAANGQQAPGGEGGNGARPAPAADGREAGGADNGDEVRTRVRTRTRERDGADEPGPDGDGSGDRGGRGDDPPDAEQRDREARQDRTEQRDDDDQGDGDGQSRRRRSRRERRRGKSGPTGGQAPAQQPQQKGRSDPEQAGGEVGEVRTGVLDILPEGYGFLRTTGYLAGDSDVYVSQSQVRRHGLRRGDVVEGPIRQQKASDKVPGLHHVQSVNGTTPDDHGNFPSRPEFKDMTPLFPDERLRLETPDGPISMRIVDLMSPIGKGQRGLVVSPPKAGKTTILKELGQAIAQNDPDCHVMVVLVDERPEEVTDMQRSVPGEIIASTFDRPADDHTAIAELAIERAKRLVEVGGDVVILLDSITRLSRAYNLAAPASGRIMSGGVDSTALYPPKRFFGAARNIEGGGSLTIIATALIETGSKMDEVIFEEFKGTGNMELRLDRRLEQKRIFPAIDIEASGTRKEELLIDKEELMITWKLRRVLHALDGPAALELLIDKIKSTRSNNQFLVQIQKSNLHQ from the coding sequence ATGGACCCGAGCGTCCTCGCCACGAAGCCGCTCACCGAGCTGAAGAGCATCGCCGCGCAACTCGACATGCGTGGCTACCAGCGGCTCAAGAAGGCCGATCTTGTCGACGCCATCATCCGCGCGGCCAACGGTCAGCAGGCCCCCGGAGGCGAGGGCGGCAACGGCGCCCGCCCCGCCCCGGCTGCCGACGGCCGCGAGGCCGGCGGGGCCGACAACGGTGATGAGGTCCGGACCCGGGTGCGCACCCGCACCCGGGAGCGTGACGGTGCCGACGAGCCGGGGCCCGACGGGGATGGCAGCGGTGACCGCGGTGGCCGTGGCGACGACCCACCTGACGCCGAGCAGCGGGACCGGGAGGCGCGGCAGGACCGCACCGAGCAGCGAGACGACGACGACCAGGGGGACGGCGACGGCCAGAGCCGTCGGCGGCGCAGTCGTCGTGAACGACGTCGTGGCAAGAGCGGTCCGACCGGCGGCCAGGCGCCCGCCCAGCAGCCGCAGCAGAAGGGCCGGTCGGACCCTGAGCAGGCCGGGGGCGAGGTCGGCGAGGTGCGCACCGGCGTGCTCGACATCCTGCCGGAGGGCTACGGGTTCCTGCGCACCACCGGCTACCTGGCCGGCGACAGCGACGTCTACGTCTCCCAGAGCCAGGTGCGCCGTCACGGCCTGCGCCGTGGTGACGTCGTCGAGGGGCCGATCCGCCAGCAGAAGGCCAGCGACAAGGTGCCGGGCCTGCACCATGTGCAGTCGGTCAACGGCACGACGCCCGACGACCACGGCAACTTCCCGTCCCGTCCCGAGTTCAAGGACATGACGCCGCTGTTCCCCGACGAGCGGCTGCGCCTGGAGACCCCCGACGGGCCGATCTCCATGCGGATCGTCGACCTCATGAGCCCCATCGGCAAGGGCCAGCGCGGCCTCGTGGTCTCCCCGCCCAAGGCCGGTAAGACCACCATCCTGAAGGAGCTCGGGCAGGCGATTGCCCAGAACGACCCGGACTGCCACGTCATGGTGGTGCTGGTCGACGAGCGCCCGGAGGAGGTCACCGACATGCAGCGGTCGGTGCCGGGGGAGATCATCGCCTCCACGTTCGACCGTCCTGCCGACGACCACACCGCGATCGCCGAGCTGGCCATCGAGCGGGCCAAGCGGCTCGTCGAGGTGGGCGGCGACGTGGTGATCCTCCTCGACTCGATCACCCGTCTGTCTCGCGCGTACAACCTGGCGGCACCGGCGTCGGGGCGCATCATGTCCGGCGGCGTGGACTCCACGGCGCTGTACCCGCCGAAGCGCTTCTTCGGCGCTGCCCGCAACATCGAGGGTGGTGGGTCCCTCACGATCATCGCGACGGCGCTGATCGAGACCGGCTCCAAGATGGACGAGGTGATCTTCGAGGAGTTCAAGGGCACCGGCAACATGGAGCTGCGCCTCGACCGGCGTCTCGAGCAGAAGCGCATCTTCCCGGCGATCGACATCGAGGCGAGCGGCACCCGCAAGGAGGAGCTGCTGATCGACAAGGAGGAGCTGATGATCACCTGGAAGCTCCGCCGCGTCCTGCACGCCCTCGACGGCCCCGCGGCGCTGGAGCTGCTCATCGACAAGATCAAGTCGACGCGCAGCAACAACCAGTTCCTGGTCCAGATCCAGAAGTCCAACCTCCACCAGTGA
- the thrB gene encoding homoserine kinase: MTAGHGPAATPAPVGVSVPATSANLGPGFDALAVAFDVHLSVWTTTLGDERVLLEGCGADELPTGDDNLVWRSFAAYCDWVGSAAPDVSLRASSAIPLERGMGSSAAAAVAGVALARECLRGGGSDADLIHLVTTFEGHPDNAAAALLGGLVVCAGDRFVRLQPAESLRPVLCIPEARLATTAARTLLPDTVPHADAAANGARTAVVLAGLTGAAAWEPAAMTDVLHEPARFTAMPESGRLVGALRTAGLGACLSGAGPSVLAVVAAGDEAAVALIRSTAGDGWAVTPARWDRAGAVVRGPVVVGEVGRVG, encoded by the coding sequence GTGACCGCGGGCCACGGACCCGCCGCGACGCCTGCCCCGGTCGGGGTCTCCGTTCCGGCCACCAGCGCCAACCTCGGGCCGGGGTTCGACGCGCTGGCTGTCGCCTTCGACGTGCACCTGTCGGTCTGGACGACCACGCTGGGGGACGAGCGGGTCCTGCTGGAGGGCTGCGGTGCCGACGAGCTGCCCACCGGCGACGACAACCTGGTGTGGCGGTCCTTCGCGGCGTACTGCGACTGGGTGGGATCAGCGGCCCCCGACGTGAGCTTGCGGGCGTCCAGCGCCATCCCGCTGGAGCGCGGCATGGGATCCTCCGCCGCCGCCGCCGTCGCCGGTGTGGCCCTCGCGCGCGAGTGTCTCCGCGGGGGTGGCAGCGACGCGGACCTCATCCACCTGGTGACCACCTTCGAGGGTCATCCCGACAACGCGGCGGCGGCGCTGCTCGGCGGCCTCGTGGTGTGCGCAGGCGACCGCTTCGTCCGCCTGCAGCCGGCCGAGTCCCTCCGGCCGGTCCTCTGCATCCCCGAGGCGCGCCTTGCTACCACGGCCGCCCGCACGCTCCTGCCCGACACGGTGCCCCACGCCGACGCGGCGGCGAATGGCGCCCGCACCGCGGTCGTGCTCGCCGGGTTGACCGGCGCCGCCGCCTGGGAGCCGGCAGCCATGACCGACGTCCTGCACGAGCCGGCGCGGTTCACCGCCATGCCGGAAAGCGGCCGGCTGGTGGGGGCCCTGCGGACCGCGGGCCTCGGTGCGTGTCTGTCCGGTGCCGGCCCGAGCGTCCTGGCCGTCGTGGCCGCCGGTGACGAGGCCGCGGTCGCGCTCATCCGGTCGACAGCCGGGGACGGCTGGGCCGTGACGCCCGCCCGGTGGGACCGCGCGGGCGCGGTTGTCCGTGGGCCCGTGGTGGTCGGTGAGGTCGGCCGCGTCGGATAG
- the prfA gene encoding peptide chain release factor 1: MTATTDLDHRLDEIERTYHELTEALGDPEVLADSSRYTRTAKRHAELAEVVEVYNGYRRARDDAAAARELARDSGAEDRELFRAEAEESEARAEEFADRLRLLLVPRDPLDDKNVIVEIRAGAGGDEAGLFAGELYRMYSRYADRRGWKVEELSTSPQGVGGLKEATFEVRGDSVYSRLKHESGVHRVQRIPVTESGGRIHTSTASVAVMPEAEEVDVTVDPNDLTVDVFRSSGPGGQSVNTTDSAVRITHRPTGLVVSMQDQKSQLQNKEKALRVLRSRLLQAEQERAARERADVRSAQIGTGDRSEKIRTYNFARSQVTDHRIGLTVNNLDDVLEGDISVIVEALAEEEQRRRLATLSDGS, from the coding sequence GTGACCGCGACGACCGACCTGGACCACCGCCTCGACGAGATCGAGCGTACCTACCATGAGCTCACCGAGGCCCTCGGCGACCCCGAGGTGCTGGCCGACTCCTCCCGCTACACCCGCACGGCCAAGCGCCACGCCGAGCTGGCCGAGGTCGTCGAGGTGTACAACGGCTACCGCAGGGCACGCGACGACGCCGCCGCCGCCCGGGAGCTCGCCCGTGACTCGGGCGCCGAAGACCGTGAGCTGTTTCGCGCCGAGGCCGAGGAGAGCGAGGCCCGGGCGGAGGAGTTCGCCGATCGCCTGCGCTTGCTGCTCGTGCCCCGCGACCCCCTGGACGACAAGAACGTCATCGTCGAGATCCGCGCGGGTGCCGGCGGCGACGAGGCCGGGCTCTTCGCCGGCGAGCTCTACCGCATGTACTCCCGCTACGCCGACCGCCGTGGCTGGAAGGTCGAGGAGCTGTCGACCTCCCCCCAGGGTGTGGGCGGGTTGAAGGAGGCGACCTTCGAGGTCCGCGGCGACAGCGTCTACTCCCGCCTCAAGCACGAGTCGGGCGTGCACCGGGTGCAGCGGATCCCGGTGACGGAGTCGGGCGGGCGCATCCACACCTCGACGGCGTCGGTGGCCGTGATGCCCGAGGCCGAGGAGGTCGACGTGACCGTGGACCCGAACGACCTGACCGTGGACGTGTTCCGCTCCTCGGGCCCCGGGGGGCAGTCCGTCAACACGACCGACTCGGCGGTGCGCATCACGCACCGCCCCACCGGCCTGGTCGTGTCGATGCAGGACCAGAAGTCTCAGCTCCAGAACAAGGAGAAGGCCCTGCGGGTCCTGCGGTCCCGTCTGCTGCAGGCGGAGCAGGAGCGGGCCGCCCGGGAGCGTGCCGATGTGCGGTCGGCGCAGATCGGGACGGGCGACCGCTCGGAGAAGATCCGCACCTACAACTTCGCGCGCAGCCAGGTGACCGACCACCGGATCGGCCTGACGGTGAACAACCTCGACGACGTGCTCGAGGGCGACATCAGCGTCATCGTCGAGGCGCTTGCCGAGGAGGAGCAGCGTCGCCGTCTCGCCACGCTCTCCGACGGGTCGTGA
- the thrC gene encoding threonine synthase, whose protein sequence is MSATVNPHGRDRQWRGVIEEYRDRLPFGDGDVVTLREGGTPLIASADLSEATGCAVWLKFEGTNPTGSFKDRGMTVAISAARAAGAQAVICASTGNTSASAAAYAAKAGLVCGVLVPKGKIALGKLAQALVHGAQVIQLDGNFDAALNICRALHEKYPVELVNSVNPLRIEGQKTGAFEVCDFLGRAPDVHVMPVGNAGNITAYWRGYREYQADGLIEALPVMRGYQAAGSAPIVRGAVVEQPSTIATAIRIGNPASWSQALAAADESGGSIQAVTDREILRAYRRVAREGVFCEMASAASIAGLLQLHEAGGLVAGQTVVCVLTGHGLKEPDWAISGAAVPPVIAPDVEAAAELLGLDT, encoded by the coding sequence TTGAGCGCGACGGTGAACCCGCACGGCCGCGACCGGCAGTGGCGCGGCGTGATCGAGGAGTACCGCGACCGGCTGCCGTTCGGTGACGGCGACGTCGTGACCCTCCGCGAGGGTGGGACGCCGCTGATCGCGTCCGCGGACCTGTCCGAGGCCACCGGCTGCGCGGTGTGGTTGAAGTTCGAGGGCACCAACCCGACCGGGTCGTTCAAGGACCGTGGGATGACGGTGGCGATCTCGGCGGCCCGTGCGGCCGGGGCGCAGGCCGTCATCTGCGCGTCCACGGGCAACACCTCGGCCTCCGCGGCCGCCTACGCCGCCAAGGCCGGGCTGGTGTGCGGGGTGCTCGTGCCGAAGGGCAAGATCGCTCTCGGCAAGCTCGCCCAGGCCCTCGTCCACGGCGCGCAGGTCATCCAGCTCGATGGCAACTTCGACGCCGCGCTCAACATCTGCCGCGCGCTGCACGAGAAGTACCCCGTCGAGCTCGTCAACTCCGTCAACCCCCTGCGCATCGAGGGGCAGAAGACCGGCGCGTTCGAAGTCTGCGACTTTCTGGGACGCGCGCCCGACGTCCACGTCATGCCGGTCGGCAACGCCGGCAACATCACGGCCTACTGGCGCGGTTACCGGGAGTATCAGGCGGACGGGCTGATCGAGGCGCTGCCGGTCATGCGCGGCTACCAGGCCGCCGGCTCTGCCCCCATCGTGCGAGGCGCGGTCGTCGAGCAGCCGTCGACGATCGCGACCGCGATCCGCATCGGCAACCCGGCCTCGTGGTCGCAGGCGCTCGCGGCCGCCGACGAGTCCGGCGGGTCCATCCAGGCGGTCACCGACCGGGAGATCCTGCGGGCCTACCGACGGGTCGCCCGGGAGGGGGTCTTCTGCGAGATGGCGTCGGCCGCCAGCATCGCCGGCCTGCTGCAGCTGCACGAGGCGGGCGGCCTCGTCGCCGGCCAGACGGTCGTCTGCGTGCTCACCGGCCACGGCCTGAAGGAGCCCGACTGGGCGATCTCCGGTGCAGCGGTGCCACCGGTGATCGCGCCCGACGTCGAGGCCGCGGCCGAGCTGCTGGGGCTCGACACGTGA
- the rpmE gene encoding 50S ribosomal protein L31 — translation MKSDIHPEYVESTVRCSCGVQFVTRATAPEIRVELCSECHPFYTGKQKLVDTGGRVERYRKRFEKSQAKQAEAADKAEAAGKKA, via the coding sequence ATGAAGTCCGACATCCACCCCGAGTACGTCGAGAGCACCGTGCGGTGCTCCTGCGGCGTCCAGTTCGTGACGCGGGCGACGGCGCCCGAGATCCGTGTCGAGCTGTGCAGCGAATGCCATCCCTTCTACACCGGCAAGCAGAAGCTGGTGGACACCGGCGGGCGGGTGGAGCGCTACCGCAAGCGCTTCGAGAAGTCCCAGGCCAAGCAGGCCGAGGCCGCCGACAAGGCCGAGGCCGCCGGCAAGAAGGCCTGA
- the prmC gene encoding peptide chain release factor N(5)-glutamine methyltransferase has product MSVALRVVLGELETLLASAGVVTPEVDAQLLVRSVTGLSRAELLTAANLELGAEQVGVLRGMGERRAEREPLQLILGSVGFRYLEVVVRPGVFVPRPETEVLAGEAVARVPVGGVVVEPCTGTGAIACAVASEAHPGTVVATDLSRAAADLARYNATRCGVGVTVLRGDLLAPVDPGLRGRVDVLVSNPPYVAESELAGLEPEVVEWDPRSALVAGPSGHEVSDRLIAAAGEWLTPGGWLLLEVDERRAAATAARAAAAGLTESGTVADLAGRDRVVVARRPRPHVGKR; this is encoded by the coding sequence GTGAGCGTGGCGCTGCGGGTCGTGCTCGGGGAGTTGGAGACCCTGCTGGCCTCGGCGGGGGTGGTGACACCCGAGGTCGATGCGCAGCTGCTCGTGCGCAGCGTCACCGGACTCAGCCGGGCGGAGCTCCTCACGGCCGCCAACCTCGAGCTGGGGGCTGAGCAGGTGGGGGTTTTGCGGGGGATGGGGGAGAGGCGGGCCGAGCGGGAGCCCTTGCAGCTGATCCTCGGGTCGGTGGGGTTCCGGTACCTGGAGGTGGTGGTGCGTCCCGGGGTGTTCGTGCCCCGGCCGGAGACCGAGGTGCTGGCCGGGGAGGCGGTCGCGCGGGTGCCCGTGGGCGGGGTCGTGGTCGAGCCGTGCACCGGGACCGGTGCCATCGCCTGCGCGGTCGCGTCCGAGGCGCACCCGGGTACGGTCGTGGCCACGGATCTGTCGCGGGCTGCCGCGGACCTGGCCCGGTACAACGCCACCCGGTGTGGGGTGGGCGTCACGGTGCTGCGGGGGGACCTGCTGGCGCCGGTCGACCCGGGGCTGCGCGGGCGGGTCGACGTGCTCGTCTCGAACCCGCCCTACGTGGCCGAGTCCGAGCTCGCAGGCCTGGAGCCGGAGGTCGTCGAGTGGGACCCGCGGTCGGCGCTGGTCGCCGGTCCCAGCGGTCACGAGGTGAGCGACCGGTTGATCGCCGCCGCGGGGGAGTGGCTCACGCCGGGGGGCTGGTTGCTGCTGGAGGTCGACGAGCGCCGGGCAGCGGCCACTGCGGCCCGCGCGGCCGCAGCTGGGTTGACGGAGTCGGGCACCGTGGCGGACCTGGCCGGACGCGACCGCGTGGTCGTCGCCCGCCGCCCGCGCCCTCACGTGGGGAAGCGGTAG
- a CDS encoding metallophosphoesterase, whose product MVTIAHFSDPHVGSPHFVPNLLNRVLVEIDELDPDAVLCTGDITDNGLAGEYKAADGYLSQIRQPLMMLPGNHDSRNVGYVHFERIWGRRYWIRDVGPVRIVGVDSSEPDLNEGKLGREHYDWLRQAFDCKAELKIFAVHHHLIPLPGTGRERSTVQDAGDVLELLLGAGVHLVLNGHKHVPHVWRLEHLYLANAGTCSSLKLRGNGRPSYAVVEYEQGQVRIHRRLPYGERRLIAHWNARTGEQYHREFEPLFAAPLIPDDDEVAPVAAEPS is encoded by the coding sequence ATGGTCACCATCGCCCACTTCTCGGACCCGCACGTGGGGTCCCCGCACTTCGTGCCCAACCTCCTCAACCGGGTGCTCGTCGAGATCGACGAGCTCGACCCGGATGCCGTCCTGTGCACCGGGGACATCACCGACAACGGGCTGGCGGGCGAGTACAAGGCGGCCGACGGCTACCTCAGCCAGATCCGCCAACCGCTGATGATGCTCCCGGGCAACCACGACAGCCGCAACGTGGGCTACGTGCATTTCGAGCGCATCTGGGGACGCCGCTACTGGATCCGCGACGTCGGACCGGTGCGGATCGTCGGCGTGGACTCCTCGGAGCCGGACCTGAACGAGGGCAAGCTCGGCCGCGAGCACTACGACTGGCTGCGCCAGGCCTTCGACTGCAAGGCCGAGCTGAAGATCTTCGCGGTGCACCACCACCTCATCCCCCTGCCCGGCACCGGCCGGGAGCGCAGCACCGTGCAGGACGCCGGTGACGTGCTGGAGCTGCTGCTCGGTGCGGGGGTGCACCTGGTGCTGAACGGCCACAAGCACGTGCCGCACGTGTGGCGCCTGGAGCACCTCTACCTCGCCAACGCCGGCACCTGCTCGAGCCTGAAGCTGCGCGGGAACGGCCGGCCCTCCTACGCCGTCGTCGAGTACGAGCAGGGGCAGGTGCGCATCCACCGCCGTCTCCCGTACGGCGAGCGCAGGCTGATCGCCCACTGGAACGCGCGCACCGGCGAGCAGTACCACCGCGAGTTCGAGCCGCTTTTCGCGGCACCGCTGATCCCGGACGACGACGAGGTTGCGCCGGTCGCCGCAGAGCCGAGCTGA